A single region of the Nocardioides ochotonae genome encodes:
- a CDS encoding PulJ/GspJ family protein has translation MTRRRCSPGAFGDRGMTLAELLVAMAIFTILMTGLGTTAVLVIRTTAALENRLDNATQSQVSVDAVSKVLRTAVLPEQATELACPTCADTALKAATRTRVQFYANLNTVGSAPLLVTLELERDTHAAQTSGQLVQRIQRPIINTATQSYSYCDATLPTCSVQKRVLARGLAWPAVDTFFYYDSGGTLITLASLGDVELPLVSSVEIALKVQTVRGNTRYKPATVFKRVRLPNAEINVLVDN, from the coding sequence ATGACCCGCCGGCGATGCTCGCCGGGCGCCTTCGGTGACCGGGGCATGACCCTCGCCGAGCTTCTGGTCGCGATGGCGATCTTCACCATCCTGATGACCGGTCTCGGGACCACCGCGGTGCTGGTCATCCGTACCACCGCGGCGCTGGAGAACAGGCTGGACAACGCCACCCAGAGCCAGGTCTCGGTCGACGCGGTCAGCAAGGTGCTGCGCACCGCAGTGCTGCCGGAGCAGGCCACGGAGCTGGCCTGCCCCACCTGTGCGGACACCGCGCTCAAGGCGGCCACGCGCACCCGGGTGCAGTTCTACGCCAACCTCAACACCGTCGGCTCCGCGCCACTGCTGGTGACCCTCGAGCTCGAGCGCGACACGCATGCCGCGCAGACCTCGGGACAGCTCGTGCAGCGGATCCAGCGTCCGATCATCAACACCGCCACCCAGTCCTACAGCTACTGCGACGCGACTCTGCCGACCTGTTCTGTGCAGAAGCGGGTGCTGGCCCGGGGCCTGGCCTGGCCGGCGGTGGACACGTTCTTCTACTACGACTCCGGCGGCACTCTGATCACCCTGGCGAGCCTGGGTGACGTCGAGCTGCCGCTGGTGTCCAGCGTGGAGATCGCGCTGAAGGTGCAGACCGTGCGCGGCAACACCCGTTACAAGCCGGCGACCGTGTTCAAGCGGGTGCGCCTGCCCAATGCCGAGATCAACGTCCTGGTGGACAACTGA
- a CDS encoding FliA/WhiG family RNA polymerase sigma factor, translating into MPVDDVDDLWRRFKHDHDPQARDQLVLQFSPLVKYVVGRLRSGLPASVDSDDLTSDGVLGLLDAVDKFDPERGLQFQTYAVSRIRGAIVDGLRSTDWVPRSVREKIRDLNAAQTTLERRLGRSPDDTEVAAELGIGITELQEMYAQTSYTNVLSLEASTTGEDDPAPAASYLPGPGEDWPDGFLQAVRSLPERDQILIALYYWDRLTLAEIGQVLGVTESRVSQLHSRATLTLRRRIAEQADA; encoded by the coding sequence ATGCCGGTCGACGACGTCGACGACCTCTGGCGACGCTTCAAGCACGACCACGACCCGCAGGCACGTGACCAGCTGGTCCTCCAGTTCTCACCGCTGGTCAAGTACGTCGTGGGTCGCCTCCGCTCCGGCCTCCCGGCCAGCGTCGACAGCGACGACCTGACCTCCGACGGCGTCCTCGGCCTGCTCGACGCGGTCGACAAGTTCGATCCCGAGCGCGGCCTGCAGTTCCAGACCTACGCGGTGTCCCGGATCCGCGGCGCGATCGTCGACGGCCTCCGCTCGACCGACTGGGTGCCGCGCTCGGTGCGCGAGAAGATCCGCGACCTCAACGCCGCGCAGACCACCCTCGAACGACGTCTGGGCCGCTCCCCCGACGACACCGAGGTGGCCGCCGAGCTCGGGATCGGCATCACCGAGCTCCAGGAGATGTACGCCCAGACCAGCTACACCAACGTGCTCAGCCTCGAGGCCAGCACCACCGGCGAGGACGACCCGGCGCCGGCCGCCAGCTACCTGCCCGGCCCCGGCGAGGACTGGCCCGACGGCTTCCTCCAGGCGGTGCGCAGTCTTCCCGAGCGCGACCAGATCCTGATCGCGCTGTACTACTGGGACCGCCTCACCCTCGCCGAGATCGGCCAGGTCCTCGGCGTGACCGAGTCCCGGGTCAGCCAGCTGCACAGCCGCGCCACCCTCACCCTGCGCCGCCGGATCGCCGAGCAGGCCGACGCCTGA
- a CDS encoding prepilin-type N-terminal cleavage/methylation domain-containing protein, with amino-acid sequence MLARLQKSMKEKDQGFTLIELLVVIIIIGILAAIAIPAFLNQRQKGVDASMKSDVKNAATIVETWMTENPSTAVPAGAAEDEYEGFTATKGNTVTVTAGGTIGEYCIQATNDASSEDVDFVVYDSAKGGLQAAYDAGC; translated from the coding sequence ATGCTCGCTCGTCTGCAGAAGTCGATGAAGGAGAAGGACCAGGGCTTCACCCTGATCGAGCTCCTCGTCGTCATCATCATCATCGGCATCCTGGCCGCGATCGCCATCCCGGCCTTCCTGAACCAGCGCCAGAAGGGCGTCGACGCCTCGATGAAGAGCGACGTCAAGAACGCCGCCACGATCGTCGAGACCTGGATGACCGAGAACCCCTCCACCGCGGTCCCCGCCGGCGCCGCTGAGGACGAGTACGAGGGCTTCACGGCCACCAAGGGCAACACCGTCACCGTGACGGCGGGCGGGACCATCGGCGAGTACTGCATCCAGGCCACGAACGACGCCTCGAGCGAGGACGTTGACTTCGTCGTCTACGACTCCGCCAAGGGTGGCCTGCAGGCCGCGTACGACGCAGGCTGCTGA
- a CDS encoding acetate/propionate family kinase, giving the protein MSDRPVLVLNAGSSSLKYQVLRPGTGESLLGGHLERLHHDDFAAALLRVSAELADAGLGADALAAVGHRVVHGGSRFVVPTLVDDAVLAGLEELVPLAPLHNPPAIEGVRHAREVYPDLPQVAVFDTAFFADLPVEAATYAVDRTLAERHGIRRYGAHGISHHYVAAEVAAFLGRPLAELDQIVLHLGNGASATAIQGGRPVETSMGLTPLEGLVMGTRGGDLDPGVLLHLLRVGGLDVDQLDDLLHHRSGLRGLCGLQDFRDLQAARDAGDEAATTAYAVYCHRLRKYLGAYLAVLGGADVITFTAGAGEHVPRLRADVLAGLERLGIIVDPVHNGTARGPARISADDSEVTVLVVPTREELSIARQVVEALAD; this is encoded by the coding sequence ATGTCCGATCGGCCCGTGCTCGTCCTCAACGCCGGCTCCTCCTCGCTGAAGTACCAGGTGCTGCGTCCCGGCACCGGCGAGTCGCTGCTCGGCGGCCACCTCGAGCGGCTGCACCACGACGACTTCGCCGCCGCCCTGCTCCGCGTCAGCGCGGAGTTGGCGGACGCCGGCCTCGGCGCCGACGCGCTCGCGGCGGTCGGGCACCGGGTGGTCCACGGCGGCTCCCGCTTCGTGGTGCCGACGCTGGTCGACGACGCCGTCCTGGCCGGCCTCGAGGAGCTCGTGCCGCTGGCCCCGCTGCACAACCCGCCGGCGATCGAGGGCGTGCGCCACGCGCGAGAGGTCTACCCGGACCTGCCGCAGGTCGCGGTCTTCGACACCGCGTTCTTCGCCGACCTGCCGGTCGAGGCCGCGACGTACGCCGTGGACCGCACGCTCGCGGAGCGCCACGGCATCCGGCGCTACGGCGCGCACGGCATCAGCCACCACTACGTCGCCGCCGAGGTCGCGGCGTTCCTCGGCCGCCCGCTCGCCGAGCTCGACCAGATCGTCCTCCACCTCGGCAACGGCGCCTCGGCCACCGCGATCCAGGGCGGGCGCCCGGTCGAGACCTCGATGGGCCTGACCCCGCTCGAAGGACTGGTGATGGGCACCCGCGGCGGCGACCTCGACCCCGGCGTGCTGCTGCACCTGCTGCGCGTCGGCGGCCTCGACGTCGATCAGCTCGACGACCTGCTGCACCACCGCTCCGGCCTCCGCGGACTGTGCGGACTCCAGGACTTCCGCGACCTCCAGGCGGCCCGCGACGCCGGTGACGAGGCTGCCACGACCGCGTACGCCGTCTACTGCCACCGGCTGCGCAAGTACCTCGGCGCCTACCTCGCCGTGCTCGGCGGCGCCGACGTCATCACCTTCACCGCGGGCGCCGGCGAGCACGTCCCCCGCCTGCGCGCCGACGTCCTCGCCGGCCTCGAACGGCTCGGGATCATCGTCGATCCCGTCCACAACGGCACGGCCCGTGGCCCCGCCCGCATCTCCGCCGACGACTCCGAGGTGACGGTGCTGGTCGTCCCCACCCGCGAGGAGCTCTCGATCGCCCGGCAGGTCGTCGAGGCGTTGGCGGACTGA
- a CDS encoding type IV pilus modification PilV family protein produces MLLSTRARCSAPARRDDGMTLIEVVVALALFLVITGAVLSLLGSAIRLAKEDRYRMVATSLATRELEITRDAFTSLTRGPTTITTNQVVNPNQVPGGVANAPLVVDNVPYTVTRTAQWAQVGSTAASTCDDGSSAELAFLRVRVEVTWPGLGADRPPVSTDTVMTPPKGTYSQSTGHIGVRLLGAEGEPLEGRSVTVSGPGGTSSSLTADDGCAVFAFLPEGAYTITPNLPGHVNRDGTTSKTVQVQAGRLVRTTMEYALASRVVVTYETRPGHEPKGATGFPVTLANSALLPSGMTVVRGGVDSAGTQALTNLWPYPAGYEVWAGACADSDPYQSDRPRALVTATPGGTSTVTLPLAAVVAEWAGGGSKSNREVIAERGDDAACPGAAKIVLGKTDGTGKLRTSVPFGTWRISVGNRGPQQVTLPWDGTYPRVVTP; encoded by the coding sequence ATGCTGCTGTCCACACGAGCCCGCTGCAGCGCCCCTGCGCGCCGGGACGACGGCATGACCCTCATCGAGGTGGTGGTCGCGCTCGCGCTGTTCCTGGTCATCACCGGCGCCGTGCTGAGCCTCCTGGGCAGCGCGATCCGGCTGGCCAAGGAGGACCGCTACCGGATGGTGGCCACGAGCCTGGCCACCCGCGAGCTGGAGATCACCCGCGATGCGTTCACGTCGCTGACCCGCGGACCGACCACCATCACCACCAACCAGGTGGTCAACCCCAACCAGGTGCCGGGCGGTGTGGCGAACGCGCCGCTGGTCGTCGACAACGTGCCTTACACCGTCACCCGCACGGCCCAGTGGGCCCAGGTCGGCTCGACCGCCGCGTCCACGTGCGACGACGGAAGCAGCGCGGAGCTCGCGTTCCTGCGGGTGCGGGTCGAGGTGACCTGGCCTGGGCTCGGCGCGGACCGCCCGCCGGTCTCGACCGACACCGTTATGACGCCACCGAAGGGCACCTACTCCCAGAGCACCGGACACATCGGGGTCCGGCTCCTCGGCGCCGAGGGCGAGCCGCTCGAGGGCAGGTCGGTGACGGTCTCGGGCCCCGGGGGCACGAGCAGCAGCCTGACGGCGGACGACGGGTGCGCGGTCTTCGCGTTCCTCCCGGAGGGCGCCTACACGATCACGCCCAACCTCCCGGGACACGTCAACCGCGACGGCACGACGTCCAAGACCGTGCAGGTCCAGGCCGGCCGGCTCGTGCGCACGACGATGGAGTACGCACTGGCGAGCCGCGTCGTGGTCACCTACGAGACGCGGCCCGGCCACGAGCCCAAGGGCGCGACCGGGTTCCCGGTGACGCTCGCCAACAGTGCCCTGCTGCCCAGCGGGATGACCGTGGTGCGCGGGGGCGTCGACAGCGCCGGCACGCAGGCCCTCACGAACCTGTGGCCCTATCCGGCGGGCTACGAGGTCTGGGCGGGCGCCTGCGCGGACAGCGATCCCTACCAGAGCGACCGCCCGCGTGCGCTGGTCACCGCCACCCCCGGTGGGACGAGCACGGTGACCCTTCCGTTGGCGGCGGTCGTGGCGGAGTGGGCAGGTGGCGGGTCGAAGTCGAACCGCGAGGTGATCGCGGAACGAGGCGACGACGCCGCGTGCCCCGGAGCCGCGAAGATCGTGCTCGGCAAGACCGACGGCACCGGCAAGCTCAGGACCAGCGTCCCCTTCGGCACGTGGCGGATCAGTGTCGGCAACCGGGGGCCGCAACAGGTCACGCTGCCCTGGGACGGCACCTACCCGCGCGTGGTGACGCCATGA
- a CDS encoding HhH-GDP family DNA glycosylase gives MDEKDTVAALLARHGTTYAEDAGIRLDDAPAPLWQLLVLSLLLSARIRSEVAVAAARELFAAGCTTSPRTRDTPRPRLIAALGRAGYRRYDERTATQLAELATTVLDRYDGDLRRLHEQSDDLGRDLQQFKGIGPAGAAIFCREVQGVWPDLAPYVDELTAKGAERLGLPTSSDALAGLVPDRDLPRLVAGCVRAARDKLVVDDVRGAGPT, from the coding sequence ATGGACGAGAAGGACACGGTCGCGGCCCTGCTCGCGCGCCACGGCACGACGTACGCCGAGGACGCGGGGATCCGCCTCGACGACGCCCCGGCCCCGCTTTGGCAGCTGCTCGTGCTCAGCCTGCTGCTCTCCGCGCGGATCCGCTCCGAGGTTGCCGTCGCCGCCGCCCGCGAGCTCTTCGCGGCCGGCTGCACCACTTCCCCGCGCACCCGCGACACCCCGCGTCCGCGGCTGATCGCGGCCCTCGGACGCGCCGGGTACCGCCGCTACGACGAGCGCACCGCCACCCAGCTCGCCGAGCTCGCCACCACCGTCCTGGACCGGTACGACGGGGACCTGCGGCGCCTGCACGAGCAGAGCGACGACCTCGGGCGCGACCTGCAGCAGTTCAAGGGCATCGGCCCCGCGGGCGCGGCGATCTTCTGTCGCGAGGTGCAGGGCGTCTGGCCCGACCTCGCACCGTACGTCGACGAGCTCACCGCCAAGGGGGCCGAGCGGCTCGGGCTGCCCACCTCATCCGACGCGCTGGCGGGCCTGGTGCCCGACCGGGACCTGCCCCGGCTGGTCGCCGGCTGCGTGCGGGCCGCCCGCGACAAGTTGGTCGTCGACGACGTGCGGGGTGCTGGGCCGACCTGA
- a CDS encoding type II secretion system F family protein produces MAAPTTTTYAYKVRDQRGKMVEGKVEAPNEAAVAEKLLSMGYVPLDVRLANAGLQRELSFGPPKRIKLKDLAIFSRQFSTMINAGLTMLRALTILSEQVDSLELRKVLRAVKQDVEAGSSLSGAMGKHTAFPPIMVNLAKAGEAGGFLDRAMNQVADNFEKEVKLRAKIKSAMTYPVVVFVMAIVMCGAMMVFVVPTFEGIFTSLGGQLPFPTRILLMIAGTMKYVVPITVVAIVAFVAWWRKYNRTERVRNVWDPLKLKMPVFGGLVQKLALARFARNLGTLMGSGVPILQSLDVVADTTGSIVVTRALADVRDSVRRGESLAGPLADHPIFPTMVQQMIASGEESGAIDQMLHKVADFYDSEVEATTEQLSAMVEPLMIAFLGVIVGSMLVALYLPIFNVGNLL; encoded by the coding sequence ATGGCAGCACCCACCACGACGACGTACGCCTACAAGGTCCGCGACCAGCGGGGCAAGATGGTCGAGGGCAAGGTCGAGGCCCCCAACGAGGCCGCCGTCGCCGAGAAGCTGCTCTCGATGGGCTACGTGCCGCTCGACGTGCGGCTCGCCAACGCCGGGTTGCAGCGCGAGCTGTCCTTCGGGCCGCCGAAGCGGATCAAGCTCAAGGACCTCGCGATCTTCTCGCGGCAGTTCTCCACGATGATCAACGCCGGACTGACGATGCTCCGTGCGCTGACGATCCTCTCCGAGCAGGTCGACAGCCTCGAGCTGCGCAAGGTCCTGCGCGCGGTCAAGCAGGACGTCGAGGCCGGCTCGAGCCTCTCGGGGGCGATGGGCAAGCACACCGCGTTCCCGCCGATCATGGTCAACCTGGCGAAGGCCGGCGAGGCCGGCGGCTTCCTGGACCGGGCGATGAACCAGGTCGCCGACAACTTCGAGAAGGAGGTCAAGCTGCGCGCCAAGATCAAGTCCGCGATGACCTACCCGGTCGTCGTGTTCGTGATGGCGATCGTGATGTGCGGCGCAATGATGGTGTTCGTCGTGCCGACCTTCGAGGGCATCTTCACCAGCCTCGGCGGCCAGCTCCCCTTCCCCACCCGGATCCTGCTGATGATCGCCGGCACGATGAAGTACGTCGTCCCGATCACGGTCGTCGCGATCGTGGCGTTCGTCGCCTGGTGGCGCAAGTACAACCGCACCGAGCGGGTGCGCAACGTCTGGGACCCGCTGAAGCTGAAGATGCCGGTCTTCGGCGGCCTGGTGCAGAAGCTCGCCCTGGCGCGCTTCGCCCGCAACCTCGGCACCCTGATGGGCTCCGGTGTCCCGATCCTGCAGTCCCTCGACGTGGTCGCCGACACCACCGGCTCCATCGTCGTCACCCGCGCGCTCGCCGACGTCCGTGACTCCGTACGCCGCGGCGAGAGCCTCGCCGGCCCGCTGGCGGACCACCCCATCTTCCCCACGATGGTGCAGCAGATGATCGCCTCCGGCGAGGAGTCCGGCGCCATCGACCAGATGCTGCACAAGGTCGCCGATTTCTACGACTCCGAGGTCGAGGCCACCACCGAGCAGCTCAGCGCCATGGTCGAGCCGCTGATGATCGCCTTCCTCGGCGTCATCGTCGGCAGCATGCTAGTCGCGCTGTACCTGCCGATCTTCAACGTCGGCAACCTGCTCTGA
- a CDS encoding pilus assembly PilX family protein: MSRWRVRNRDEGSALIVVLGTTMVLIILATVAATAAMNTNRVARHSSDWNQALAAAEAGVDDYLARLNKNDLYWQTATDCSNPAMKRPNVSSCAWGAGTPVGWVKVPGADRAEYHYEAETGSTPVNGTIKLTATGRVGTVTRSVQTVLRRGGFGEFLYYTVYEEVDPANDSTYNGNPRSTTWAANNCVRYWWPSSSPRHSDCVNIQFAGGDVINGPMHTNDRILTGGAVRFKGTTTTSWPDCAKTGSAKKCYEKAGGSNPIFEKGVSYRPEIELPTTIGDLRQYVNGTNPLVARTGCLYTGPTRIKLIATSATHSTMEVWSPYSRTTLNPGCGNAASFASSPNTSQTMTIPHNSLIIVQDIPASAPFTVKQNTNGSCQTGTISVYPQAEDWNETLSDARCRYGTLYVEGTLKGRLTLVADNNIIITDHLTYNGGKTGVDSLGLIAGNSVKIYHPVKKSGNNFSDLNRPESKGLFKNAVVHASILTLMHSFNVQAWDKGSTSGLGKLNLFGSFAQRYRGPVALTSGTGYEKNYEYDTRLRYAPPPYFLDPVRSSWGIKAYGEISAAY, encoded by the coding sequence ATGAGTCGCTGGCGCGTGCGCAATCGGGACGAGGGGTCGGCACTGATCGTGGTGCTCGGGACGACGATGGTGCTGATCATCCTGGCCACCGTGGCAGCCACGGCTGCGATGAACACCAACCGCGTCGCCCGGCACTCCAGCGACTGGAACCAGGCGCTCGCCGCCGCTGAGGCCGGCGTCGACGACTACCTGGCGCGGCTGAACAAGAACGACCTCTACTGGCAGACCGCGACCGACTGCTCGAACCCGGCGATGAAGCGGCCGAACGTCAGCTCGTGCGCCTGGGGCGCGGGCACGCCGGTCGGCTGGGTGAAGGTGCCCGGTGCCGACCGCGCCGAGTACCACTACGAGGCGGAGACGGGCAGCACGCCCGTCAACGGGACCATCAAGCTGACGGCCACCGGCCGGGTGGGCACGGTCACCCGGTCGGTGCAGACCGTGCTGCGGCGCGGTGGCTTCGGTGAGTTCCTCTACTACACGGTGTACGAGGAGGTCGACCCGGCGAACGACTCCACCTACAACGGGAACCCCCGCAGCACCACGTGGGCGGCCAACAACTGCGTGCGCTACTGGTGGCCGAGCAGCAGTCCCCGGCACTCCGACTGCGTCAACATTCAGTTCGCGGGCGGCGACGTGATCAACGGCCCGATGCACACCAACGACCGGATCCTCACCGGTGGCGCCGTCCGGTTCAAGGGCACGACCACGACCTCCTGGCCGGACTGTGCCAAGACCGGCAGCGCCAAGAAGTGCTACGAGAAGGCCGGCGGCAGCAACCCGATCTTCGAGAAGGGCGTCAGCTACCGCCCCGAGATCGAGCTGCCGACCACGATCGGTGACCTGCGGCAGTACGTGAACGGGACCAACCCGCTCGTCGCCAGGACCGGTTGCCTCTACACCGGCCCGACGCGGATCAAGCTCATCGCGACCTCGGCCACCCATTCCACGATGGAGGTCTGGAGTCCCTACTCGCGCACGACGCTCAACCCCGGGTGCGGCAACGCGGCGAGCTTCGCGAGCTCGCCGAACACGTCCCAGACGATGACGATCCCGCACAACAGCCTGATCATCGTGCAGGACATCCCGGCCAGCGCGCCGTTCACGGTGAAGCAGAACACGAACGGCTCGTGCCAGACAGGGACGATCAGCGTCTACCCGCAGGCCGAGGACTGGAACGAGACGCTCAGCGACGCGCGCTGCCGCTACGGCACGTTGTACGTCGAGGGGACGCTCAAGGGCCGCCTGACGCTCGTGGCGGACAACAACATCATCATCACCGACCACCTGACCTACAACGGCGGCAAGACCGGGGTCGACTCGCTGGGCCTGATCGCCGGGAACTCGGTGAAGATCTACCACCCGGTGAAGAAGTCCGGCAACAACTTCTCCGACCTGAACAGGCCCGAGTCGAAGGGGCTGTTCAAGAACGCGGTCGTCCACGCGTCCATCCTGACCCTGATGCACAGCTTCAACGTGCAGGCCTGGGACAAGGGCTCGACGAGCGGGCTCGGGAAGCTCAACCTCTTCGGCTCGTTCGCCCAGCGCTACCGCGGTCCGGTGGCGCTGACGTCGGGCACCGGGTACGAGAAGAACTACGAGTACGACACCCGGCTGCGCTACGCGCCGCCGCCGTACTTCCTGGACCCGGTGCGCTCCTCCTGGGGCATCAAGGCGTACGGCGAGATCTCGGCCGCCTACTGA
- a CDS encoding HNH endonuclease signature motif containing protein, whose amino-acid sequence MVDPELPDCDTPAAVLAFAQCRRAAVQRAEFDVLDAALAWAAMHPAESVSDAASTDGWIFAEVAVPLGGEGTPLVAEFAPMELGAALGMSTDSARALVGSALELAHRLPRTWKMMRAGVVPVWKGRRLAQLTLALPPEGADFVDRQLAAVVGKVGWAEIERLVDHARATFDPEGAEKRRRQAADGRRFEVRTRDVTHDGTAWVEGVLDLADALDLDAAIRHGAEELAALGSTESLDVRRSMAAGELARRQLAFDLRAETGEGAASVVKPRQVVIHVHLSEAAISRDEPGVAHIEETRSIVSTEQVRDWCGDAQVVIKPVIDLDAHHHTDAYAVPDKLIEQARLAQPVCAFPWCERPARRCDTDHVVAHGAGGSTCSCNLAPLCRRHHRAKTHTAWTYDKTDAATYLWRSPHGLHLIKDGGTTRLVTAHPPDD is encoded by the coding sequence ATGGTCGACCCCGAGCTCCCCGACTGCGACACTCCAGCCGCCGTGCTGGCGTTCGCGCAGTGCCGACGGGCTGCGGTCCAGCGCGCGGAGTTCGACGTCCTGGACGCGGCGTTGGCGTGGGCGGCGATGCACCCGGCCGAGTCGGTCTCGGACGCGGCATCGACAGACGGCTGGATCTTCGCCGAGGTGGCGGTGCCGCTCGGTGGCGAGGGCACCCCGCTGGTGGCGGAGTTCGCGCCGATGGAGCTGGGTGCCGCGCTCGGGATGTCGACGGATTCCGCGCGGGCGCTGGTCGGATCCGCGCTCGAGCTGGCGCACCGGCTCCCGCGCACGTGGAAGATGATGCGGGCCGGTGTGGTGCCGGTCTGGAAGGGACGTCGGCTCGCGCAGTTGACCCTCGCTCTTCCGCCCGAGGGTGCCGACTTCGTCGACCGTCAGCTCGCTGCGGTCGTCGGCAAGGTCGGCTGGGCAGAGATCGAGCGGCTCGTCGACCACGCCCGGGCGACGTTCGATCCCGAAGGTGCGGAGAAGCGGCGCCGTCAGGCCGCGGACGGGCGCCGGTTCGAGGTCCGGACCCGTGACGTGACCCACGACGGCACCGCGTGGGTGGAAGGCGTCCTCGACCTCGCCGACGCCCTCGACCTGGATGCCGCGATCCGCCACGGCGCGGAGGAGCTCGCCGCCCTCGGCTCGACCGAGTCGTTGGACGTGCGGCGCTCGATGGCGGCCGGTGAGCTCGCCCGACGCCAGCTCGCGTTCGACCTGCGGGCAGAGACTGGCGAGGGTGCCGCGTCGGTGGTGAAGCCTCGCCAGGTCGTCATCCACGTGCACCTGTCGGAGGCGGCGATCAGCCGTGACGAGCCGGGCGTCGCCCACATCGAGGAGACGCGGTCGATCGTGTCGACCGAGCAGGTCCGCGACTGGTGCGGCGACGCGCAGGTGGTGATCAAGCCGGTGATCGATCTCGATGCCCACCACCACACCGACGCCTACGCGGTTCCGGACAAGCTGATCGAGCAGGCCCGTCTCGCCCAACCGGTCTGCGCGTTCCCGTGGTGCGAGCGACCCGCCCGGCGCTGCGACACCGACCACGTCGTCGCCCACGGTGCGGGTGGCTCGACCTGCTCGTGCAACCTCGCCCCGCTGTGCCGGCGACATCACCGGGCCAAGACCCACACCGCCTGGACCTACGACAAGACCGACGCCGCGACCTACCTCTGGCGATCCCCGCACGGGTTGCACCTGATCAAGGACGGCGGCACCACGCGGCTCGTCACCGCCCATCCGCCCGACGACTGA
- a CDS encoding DUF7218 family protein: MAGNIKNQKQYEALKDKGMSKERAARIADAKDSSKHGGEQSGKGRNATQGGTTAQKKEAGRKGGKASH; encoded by the coding sequence ATGGCCGGGAACATCAAGAACCAGAAGCAGTACGAGGCCCTCAAGGACAAGGGCATGTCGAAGGAGCGGGCCGCGAGGATCGCGGACGCCAAGGACTCCTCGAAGCACGGCGGTGAGCAGTCCGGCAAGGGCCGCAACGCCACGCAGGGCGGCACGACCGCGCAGAAGAAGGAGGCCGGCCGCAAGGGCGGCAAGGCCAGCCACTGA